Proteins encoded by one window of Dehalococcoidia bacterium:
- a CDS encoding SDR family oxidoreductase — MAEKPLQGKVALVTGSSRGIGRAIALKLGSLGAWVFVNYVRSEDEAREVVAQLEAMGSGGAALKADMGDLDAVQQMFERVREQRGELHILVNSAARGLQRPRSAMASLPNHLRNTFEVNVLGPWFAAKAAVPLMERGGGGAIVNMTSLGAQRYMPSYAAVGVTKGALDTLTRYLAVELAPKNIRVNGVCPSWVEETSGVTALPDAYGEALRQASPAGRYVTPQDVANVVAWLCGPESEMIIGQNIIIDGGLTLVGVLGVPPRD, encoded by the coding sequence GTGGCAGAGAAGCCCCTCCAAGGGAAGGTCGCGCTCGTCACGGGCAGCTCGCGCGGCATCGGCCGGGCGATTGCGCTCAAGCTCGGCTCGCTCGGCGCCTGGGTCTTCGTCAACTATGTCCGCAGCGAGGACGAGGCGAGAGAGGTGGTGGCGCAACTGGAGGCGATGGGTAGCGGCGGCGCGGCGCTCAAGGCCGATATGGGGGACCTCGACGCCGTCCAGCAGATGTTCGAACGCGTCCGGGAGCAGAGGGGCGAACTGCACATCCTGGTGAATAGCGCCGCCCGCGGCCTGCAGCGTCCGCGGAGCGCGATGGCCTCGCTGCCGAACCACCTCCGAAACACGTTCGAGGTCAACGTCCTCGGCCCCTGGTTCGCGGCCAAGGCCGCGGTCCCGCTGATGGAACGGGGCGGGGGCGGCGCGATTGTCAACATGACGAGCCTGGGCGCCCAGCGCTACATGCCGAGCTACGCGGCTGTAGGCGTCACGAAGGGCGCATTGGACACGCTAACTCGCTACCTCGCCGTCGAGTTGGCGCCGAAGAACATCCGCGTGAACGGCGTCTGCCCGAGCTGGGTAGAGGAAACGAGCGGCGTCACTGCCCTGCCGGATGCCTACGGTGAGGCCCTGCGGCAGGCCTCCCCGGCAGGCCGCTACGTCACGCCCCAGGACGTCGCGAACGTGGTCGCCTGGCTTTGCGGGCCCGAGTCAGAAATGATCATCGGACAGAACATCATCATTGACGGGGGGCTGACGTTAGTCGGCGTGCTAGGCGTGCCGCCGAGAGACTAG
- a CDS encoding NAD-dependent succinate-semialdehyde dehydrogenase: MPIESINPATEEVLARFDEATPAEVEATLARAEACFREWRRASIEDRAALMRAAAAYLRREKGRLGLLITLEMGKPITQAEAEVEKCAWACDYYAENAAAFLAPVRRESAASESYIAFESLGPVLAVMPWNFPFWQVFRFAAPALMAGNVGILKHSSNVPQCALAIERVFREAGFPEGAFQTLLVGSRAVEAIIADERVRAVTLTGSDAAGSKVAEAAGRALKKTVLELGGSDPFVLLGDADMEAAVRAGVTARNQNTGQSCIAAKRFIVVESLADEFEARFAEAVSRLRVGDPVQRETEVGPLARADLRDDLAGQVQRSIEAGARVACGGHAPERRGYFYLPTVLTAVEPGMPAFDEETFGPVAAVVRARDDAEAIALANRSKYGLGASIWTRDIQRAKAIAREVEAGSVFINGMVASDPRLPFGGVKRSGYGRELSEFGIREFVNVQTVWVGPAREERKTSE, translated from the coding sequence ATGCCCATCGAGTCGATCAACCCGGCAACCGAAGAGGTGCTGGCGCGCTTCGATGAAGCGACGCCGGCCGAAGTCGAGGCCACGCTCGCCCGCGCCGAGGCCTGCTTCCGGGAGTGGCGACGGGCGAGCATCGAGGACAGAGCAGCCCTGATGCGGGCAGCGGCTGCCTACCTGCGGCGGGAGAAGGGGCGCCTTGGCCTCTTGATCACGCTCGAGATGGGCAAGCCGATTACGCAGGCAGAGGCCGAGGTCGAGAAGTGCGCCTGGGCCTGCGACTACTACGCCGAAAACGCCGCCGCCTTCCTCGCCCCGGTCCGCCGCGAGAGCGCGGCCAGCGAGAGCTACATCGCCTTTGAGTCTCTTGGCCCGGTGCTGGCGGTCATGCCCTGGAACTTCCCCTTCTGGCAAGTCTTCCGCTTTGCCGCCCCCGCGCTCATGGCAGGCAACGTCGGCATCCTCAAGCACTCGTCGAACGTGCCGCAGTGCGCGCTGGCAATCGAGCGCGTGTTCCGCGAGGCGGGTTTCCCGGAGGGAGCGTTCCAGACGCTGCTCGTTGGTTCGCGGGCGGTCGAAGCCATCATCGCCGACGAGCGCGTCCGAGCCGTGACCCTTACCGGCAGTGACGCCGCCGGCTCGAAGGTCGCTGAGGCAGCAGGCCGGGCCCTGAAGAAGACAGTGTTGGAGCTCGGCGGTTCCGACCCGTTCGTCCTGCTCGGGGACGCCGACATGGAGGCGGCGGTCCGCGCCGGAGTGACGGCCCGGAACCAGAACACTGGCCAGAGCTGCATCGCCGCGAAGCGCTTCATCGTGGTCGAAAGCCTGGCGGACGAGTTCGAGGCCAGGTTCGCGGAGGCCGTCTCCCGGCTGCGCGTCGGCGACCCCGTGCAGCGCGAGACTGAGGTGGGGCCGCTGGCCCGGGCCGACCTTCGCGACGACCTCGCCGGACAGGTCCAGCGCTCCATCGAGGCCGGCGCCCGGGTCGCGTGCGGAGGTCACGCGCCCGAGCGCCGGGGCTACTTCTACCTACCCACCGTCCTGACCGCCGTAGAGCCGGGGATGCCGGCGTTTGACGAAGAGACCTTTGGGCCCGTCGCCGCCGTGGTGCGAGCCCGCGATGACGCCGAGGCCATCGCCCTCGCCAACCGCTCGAAGTACGGGCTGGGCGCCAGCATCTGGACGCGGGATATCCAGCGCGCGAAGGCTATCGCACGCGAGGTCGAGGCGGGATCGGTCTTCATAAACGGCATGGTGGCTTCGGACCCGCGTCTGCCCTTCGGGGGCGTGAAGCGCAGCGGCTATGGCCGCGAACTGAGCGAATTCGGCATCCGCGAGTTCGTCAACGTCCAGACGGTCTGGGTCGGCCCCGCGCGCGAGGAGCGCAAGACGAGCGAGTAA
- a CDS encoding glycosyltransferase family 4 protein: MRILQLAPIWETVPPPAYGGTETVVSCLTEELVRRGAEVVLCASGDSRSSAELRSYFPRSLRPAGLTDEALQYSLMHVTFALRDAADFDIVHNHNGPPSELGMALSHLTPAPMLSTLHNNLSKETEFIWSHYRGWYNTISSAQYRALPCLPRARYAGVVHNGIDLDAYEFAERKSDYALFIGRFAPEKAPHLAIEAARRAGVRILLAGKIGAPDERDYFEAEVRPRLDGASAEFLGEAGGELKRALFRDARCLLAPIQWEEPFGLVMIEAMASGTPAIAFRRGAAPELIDHGRTGYLVDDVASMAEAIEACGAIDAHACRRHVEQSFGPAALADNYLRLYEEIIEAESEGRVALE; encoded by the coding sequence TTGCGCATTTTGCAGCTTGCTCCCATCTGGGAGACCGTGCCGCCGCCTGCCTATGGCGGCACTGAGACCGTGGTCAGTTGCCTGACAGAGGAACTGGTGCGGCGCGGCGCCGAAGTCGTCCTCTGCGCCTCCGGCGACTCTCGCTCGTCCGCCGAGCTTCGCTCCTACTTCCCGCGTAGCCTGCGGCCGGCCGGGCTCACTGACGAAGCGCTTCAGTACTCCCTGATGCACGTCACCTTCGCTCTGAGAGATGCCGCGGACTTCGACATTGTCCACAACCACAACGGTCCGCCCTCCGAGCTCGGGATGGCGCTCAGCCATCTCACGCCGGCGCCAATGCTGTCTACGCTGCACAACAACCTCTCCAAGGAGACCGAGTTCATCTGGAGCCACTACCGGGGCTGGTACAACACAATCAGCAGCGCGCAGTACCGCGCCTTGCCCTGCCTGCCCCGGGCCCGTTACGCCGGCGTAGTCCACAATGGCATAGACCTCGATGCCTATGAGTTCGCGGAGAGGAAGTCGGACTACGCGCTCTTTATCGGGCGCTTCGCCCCGGAGAAGGCCCCGCACCTCGCGATCGAGGCCGCGCGGCGGGCAGGGGTCCGCATCCTGCTCGCCGGAAAGATAGGCGCGCCGGACGAGCGCGACTACTTCGAAGCCGAGGTGCGGCCACGCCTTGACGGCGCCTCAGCAGAGTTCCTGGGCGAGGCGGGCGGCGAGCTCAAGCGCGCTCTCTTCAGAGACGCCCGCTGCCTCCTGGCCCCAATCCAGTGGGAGGAGCCCTTTGGCCTGGTGATGATCGAAGCGATGGCCTCCGGCACGCCGGCGATTGCCTTCCGGCGAGGGGCAGCGCCGGAGTTGATCGACCACGGACGCACCGGCTACCTCGTCGACGATGTGGCCTCCATGGCGGAGGCGATCGAGGCGTGCGGCGCGATAGACGCGCATGCCTGCCGCCGTCACGTCGAGCAGTCCTTTGGCCCGGCCGCGCTGGCCGACAACTACCTGCGCCTCTACGAGGAGATCATCGAGGCGGAGAGCGAAGGAAGGGTTGCCCTTGAGTAG
- a CDS encoding glycogen debranching N-terminal domain-containing protein, with protein MTEPARARSWEYLPDVFGGVESISDAHIVREGGVFLLTDYAGRVPAGNKRGLGLYHRDTRHLSTYHFTLSGADPVVLLSTSDSGHSLEQVLGNHKAVTGEGWVIGRCTVEAARSLTVGSGLEERLRITNYNPFPVVAEPGYAFGADFADIFEVRGHVRSHAGHHLRPEVDRQSVIFRYTGADGVLRSTRLLFDTPPDHLTDSHASYRIELGPHQSVELRLQAFVEAEGAPSAPGVRFHRAAQDYARWQETFTSIETDNEVFNRVLGRSFTDLRMLVSEDPSGGRYFAAGTPWFDALFGRDSLITASQLLPYRADLARECLFLLARYQGSRIDPFSAEEPGKILHELRKDELSAIGELPYGRYYGSVDSTPLFLLLAGEYYEWTADLAAMRALRPNLASALRWVREFGVADGAYLTYQTDSPTGLRNQGWKDSENCVVHDDGSLCEGPIALAEVQGYLYAALRRLARIFAALDEPEQAEECRREASALMRRFREDFWLADRRLVPMALDGAGRPAALASNAGQVLWSRILTDEQAEAVRDQMFSNEMFSGWGIRTLASNNPAYNPVGYHLGTIWPHDNAIIAAGLKRHGFDEETNEIATAMFDAAVSLPSFRLPEVYGGHPRSMHQPPVPYPVACRPQAWAAGAVLMVLAAMLGLAPDAPNGKLYLVRPRLPHWLGRVSLRGLRVGRGAVDLTFLHSHGRTRAHVDHADGVEVVQSDSWPD; from the coding sequence TTGACCGAACCTGCACGCGCTCGTAGCTGGGAGTACCTGCCCGACGTCTTCGGCGGCGTCGAGAGCATCAGTGACGCCCACATCGTGCGTGAAGGGGGCGTGTTTCTCCTCACCGACTACGCCGGACGGGTACCCGCGGGGAACAAGCGCGGCCTGGGCCTGTACCATCGCGATACCCGCCACCTCTCGACGTACCACTTCACGCTCAGCGGCGCTGACCCCGTCGTCCTCCTGTCCACTTCTGACTCCGGCCACAGCCTGGAGCAGGTCCTGGGCAACCACAAAGCGGTTACGGGAGAGGGATGGGTCATCGGGCGCTGCACGGTCGAGGCCGCCCGCAGCCTCACCGTGGGTAGCGGCCTCGAGGAGAGGCTGCGCATCACGAACTACAACCCCTTCCCTGTAGTCGCCGAGCCAGGCTACGCCTTCGGCGCCGACTTCGCCGACATCTTCGAAGTGCGCGGCCATGTCCGCTCCCATGCAGGCCACCACTTGAGACCAGAAGTGGACCGGCAGTCCGTGATCTTCCGTTACACCGGCGCCGATGGGGTCCTGCGCTCGACGCGGCTGCTCTTCGACACACCCCCGGACCATCTCACGGACTCGCACGCTTCTTACCGGATCGAGCTCGGCCCGCACCAGTCGGTGGAGTTGCGCCTGCAGGCCTTCGTCGAGGCGGAGGGCGCGCCTTCGGCCCCCGGCGTACGGTTCCATCGCGCCGCCCAGGACTACGCGCGCTGGCAGGAGACTTTCACCTCGATAGAGACGGACAACGAGGTATTCAACCGCGTCCTCGGCCGCAGCTTCACCGACTTGCGCATGCTCGTATCGGAAGACCCCTCCGGCGGCCGGTATTTCGCGGCGGGCACGCCCTGGTTCGATGCGCTCTTCGGCCGCGACAGCCTGATCACGGCGTCACAGCTCCTGCCGTACCGCGCCGACCTCGCGCGCGAGTGCCTCTTCCTCCTCGCCAGGTACCAGGGCAGCCGGATCGATCCGTTCTCCGCCGAGGAGCCGGGGAAGATACTGCACGAGCTCCGCAAAGATGAGCTGTCGGCCATCGGCGAGCTTCCTTACGGCCGCTACTACGGCAGCGTGGACTCCACGCCGCTGTTCCTGCTGCTGGCCGGCGAGTACTACGAGTGGACGGCGGACCTGGCGGCAATGCGCGCCCTGCGCCCCAACCTGGCGTCCGCCCTCCGCTGGGTGCGCGAGTTCGGCGTAGCGGATGGCGCCTACCTCACATATCAAACGGACAGCCCGACGGGCCTGCGCAACCAGGGCTGGAAGGACTCCGAGAACTGCGTGGTCCACGACGACGGCTCGCTGTGCGAGGGCCCGATCGCCCTTGCGGAGGTCCAGGGCTACCTTTACGCGGCCCTGCGGCGGCTGGCGCGCATCTTCGCGGCGCTGGACGAGCCCGAGCAGGCGGAGGAATGCCGGCGCGAGGCTTCTGCGCTCATGAGGCGCTTCCGTGAGGACTTCTGGCTGGCCGACCGGCGCCTCGTGCCCATGGCCCTGGACGGTGCTGGCCGTCCGGCGGCCCTGGCTTCGAACGCGGGCCAGGTCCTCTGGAGCCGCATCCTCACCGACGAGCAGGCTGAGGCGGTGCGCGACCAGATGTTCAGCAACGAGATGTTCTCCGGCTGGGGTATCCGGACCCTCGCGAGCAACAACCCCGCCTACAACCCCGTCGGTTACCACCTGGGGACGATATGGCCGCACGACAACGCCATCATTGCCGCCGGGCTGAAGCGCCACGGCTTTGACGAGGAGACGAACGAGATCGCCACGGCAATGTTCGACGCGGCGGTCTCGCTGCCGTCCTTCCGGCTGCCGGAGGTGTACGGCGGGCACCCGCGCTCCATGCACCAGCCGCCCGTACCCTATCCGGTGGCCTGCCGGCCTCAGGCCTGGGCCGCCGGCGCCGTGCTCATGGTCCTGGCCGCGATGCTCGGGCTCGCGCCGGACGCGCCCAACGGCAAGCTTTATCTCGTGCGGCCCCGGCTGCCGCACTGGCTGGGCCGCGTCTCGCTGCGCGGCCTGCGAGTGGGGCGTGGCGCTGTGGACCTCACGTTCCTGCACTCTCACGGGCGCACACGGGCGCATGTCGACCACGCCGACGGCGTCGAGGTCGTGCAGAGCGACAGCTGGCCTGACTAA
- a CDS encoding acyl-CoA dehydrogenase family protein, translated as MRLTDTPEEAAWRQEVRNFIKENLPRELRGADDEGFGEGPIARNRRDEEELRRTRAGGEGFRRESGPLAEWRKRLYERGWVAPAWPKQYGGAEMTVMQQFILSQEMAEAGAPQVGGMGISLAGPTIIVHGTDEQKAEHLPKILSGETRWCQGFSEPGAGSDLASLQTRAVKDGDDYIINGTKIWTSGAQYANWMFMMARTDPDAPKHRGITYFLVDFTSPGITLKPLVQMTGAAGFNQVFFDNVRVPAKNIVGEVNRGWYVGTTTLDYERSGVGAAITARKSVERLAKFARETRDKDYNTLLRNPKVRLEIADRMVECNVLEMLVYRILHLQNVGMIPNYEASMGKLYRSELNQRIAATGMKLIGLYGLNYDPQSPYAPNRAQYPRSYLGSVSGTIAAGTSEIQRNIIAQRGLGLPRD; from the coding sequence ATGCGACTGACGGATACGCCTGAAGAAGCCGCGTGGCGGCAGGAAGTCCGCAACTTCATCAAGGAAAACCTGCCCAGGGAGCTACGTGGCGCCGATGACGAGGGCTTTGGCGAAGGGCCCATCGCCCGGAACCGGCGCGACGAAGAAGAGCTGCGGCGCACGCGCGCCGGCGGCGAGGGCTTCCGGCGGGAGAGCGGCCCCCTGGCGGAGTGGCGCAAGCGCCTCTACGAGCGCGGCTGGGTGGCGCCCGCGTGGCCCAAGCAGTACGGCGGCGCCGAAATGACCGTCATGCAGCAGTTCATCCTCAGCCAGGAGATGGCCGAGGCGGGCGCGCCGCAGGTCGGTGGCATGGGCATCTCGCTGGCAGGGCCCACCATCATCGTCCATGGCACGGACGAGCAGAAGGCGGAGCACCTGCCGAAGATCCTGTCCGGCGAGACCCGCTGGTGCCAGGGGTTCTCCGAGCCCGGCGCCGGTTCGGACCTCGCCTCGCTGCAGACTCGGGCGGTCAAGGACGGCGACGACTACATCATCAACGGGACCAAGATCTGGACGTCCGGCGCACAGTACGCGAACTGGATGTTCATGATGGCCCGCACCGACCCGGATGCACCCAAGCACCGCGGCATCACCTACTTCCTCGTCGACTTCACCAGCCCGGGCATCACCCTGAAGCCCCTGGTGCAGATGACAGGCGCCGCGGGCTTCAACCAGGTCTTCTTCGACAACGTGCGCGTCCCGGCGAAGAACATCGTCGGTGAAGTGAACCGCGGCTGGTACGTCGGCACTACGACGCTGGACTACGAGCGCTCAGGCGTCGGCGCCGCGATCACCGCCCGCAAGTCCGTCGAGCGGCTGGCGAAGTTCGCGCGGGAGACCCGCGACAAGGACTACAACACCCTCCTGCGCAATCCGAAAGTCCGCCTCGAGATCGCGGACCGGATGGTGGAGTGCAACGTGCTGGAGATGCTCGTCTACCGCATCCTTCACCTCCAGAACGTGGGCATGATCCCGAACTACGAGGCCTCGATGGGCAAGCTCTACCGCTCGGAGCTTAACCAGAGGATCGCGGCCACGGGCATGAAGCTCATCGGCCTCTACGGCCTCAACTACGACCCGCAGTCGCCGTACGCTCCCAACCGGGCCCAGTACCCCAGGAGCTACCTTGGCAGCGTCTCCGGCACCATCGCCGCGGGCACGAGCGAGATCCAGCGCAACATCATCGCCCAGCGCGGCCTGGGCCTGCCGAGGGACTAG
- a CDS encoding class II fumarate hydratase encodes MNNGETRTERDSMGPMEVPARAYYGASTMRAVLNFPISDLRFPRSFIRALGLIKLAAAEVNRDLGLLEPRLAAAIIDAAQEVADGLLDADFVVDIFQTGSGTSTNMNANEVIAARASELLGQGIGSRAVHPNDHVNMCQSSNDVIPTAIHLSALMEIESRLEPALDNLRQALAGKAKEFWGVIKTGRTHLQDATPIRLGQEFRGYAGQVAYGILRLEHAKAQLREVALGGTAVGTGINAHPEFAARVCARVSALAGVEVRETANHFQAQSTLDAVLEASGSLRTVAVSLGKIANDIRWMGSGPRAGLGELILPEVQPGSSIMPGKVNPVIPESVIQVVAQVIGNDATISVAAQGSYFELNTMMPVAAYNLLQSITLLAAAADNFASKCVAGLKATSRGPELVERGLAIATALAPRIGYDAAAAIAKEAAESGRTVREVARERTGLTDLELDQLLDPAAMVEPRADQAGRSGGG; translated from the coding sequence ATGAACAACGGCGAAACGCGCACCGAGCGCGACTCAATGGGGCCGATGGAGGTCCCCGCCCGCGCTTATTACGGCGCCTCGACTATGCGCGCCGTACTCAACTTCCCCATCAGCGACCTGCGCTTCCCGAGGTCATTCATCCGCGCCCTGGGCCTCATCAAGCTGGCGGCCGCCGAGGTCAACCGCGACCTCGGGCTGCTAGAGCCCCGGTTGGCGGCGGCGATCATAGACGCCGCCCAGGAGGTCGCGGACGGGCTGCTCGACGCGGACTTCGTCGTGGACATCTTCCAGACGGGTTCCGGCACGTCCACGAATATGAACGCGAACGAGGTCATTGCAGCCCGCGCTTCGGAACTCCTGGGCCAGGGCATCGGCAGCCGCGCGGTGCACCCGAATGACCACGTCAACATGTGCCAGTCTTCCAATGACGTGATCCCGACGGCAATCCACCTCTCCGCGCTGATGGAGATCGAATCGCGACTGGAACCCGCGCTGGACAACCTGCGCCAGGCGCTTGCCGGGAAGGCGAAAGAGTTCTGGGGCGTGATCAAGACCGGCCGCACCCACCTCCAGGACGCTACGCCGATCCGCCTCGGGCAGGAGTTTCGCGGTTACGCGGGCCAGGTAGCCTACGGCATCCTTCGCCTGGAGCACGCCAAGGCCCAGCTGCGGGAGGTGGCCCTGGGCGGCACAGCGGTAGGCACAGGCATAAACGCGCACCCGGAGTTCGCGGCCCGGGTCTGCGCGCGGGTTTCCGCCCTCGCGGGCGTCGAGGTACGGGAGACTGCGAACCACTTCCAGGCGCAGTCGACGCTGGATGCGGTGCTCGAGGCCAGCGGCTCGCTGCGGACGGTAGCCGTGAGCCTGGGGAAGATAGCGAACGATATCCGTTGGATGGGCTCGGGGCCGCGAGCGGGGCTCGGCGAGCTTATTCTCCCCGAGGTCCAGCCCGGCAGCTCCATCATGCCGGGCAAGGTAAACCCTGTCATACCGGAGTCAGTGATCCAGGTGGTGGCGCAAGTCATCGGGAACGACGCGACGATCAGCGTGGCGGCGCAGGGCAGCTACTTCGAGTTGAACACGATGATGCCGGTGGCCGCCTATAACCTTCTCCAGTCGATTACCCTCCTGGCGGCGGCGGCGGACAACTTCGCGAGCAAATGCGTGGCCGGCCTCAAAGCGACGTCCAGGGGGCCCGAGCTGGTGGAACGCGGCCTCGCCATCGCCACCGCCCTGGCCCCACGGATCGGCTACGACGCCGCCGCGGCGATCGCGAAGGAGGCCGCGGAGAGCGGCCGCACGGTGCGCGAGGTGGCGCGGGAGCGCACGGGCCTCACGGACCTGGAGCTGGACCAGCTGCTGGACCCTGCCGCGATGGTGGAGCCGCGGGCAGACCAGGCGGGCCGGTCCGGCGGAGGTTAG
- a CDS encoding ATP-dependent DNA ligase, with amino-acid sequence MALKLPFQPPLEHMLAKLEPEIPTGPQWLYEPKWDGFRCLVFYDGTDLYLQSRDLKPLGRYFPELEEGLRRVLPKPLVADGEVVIVTEHGLDFDALQLRIHPAESRVRMLAEQTPSSFVAFDLLAEGEEDLRQAPFGERRRRLEKLLGEAGPPVHVTPATDDAAKARDWFERFEGAGLDGVIAKRRDEPYRPGVRSMVKVKHLRTVDCVVGGFRWNRGEEGKSVGSLLLGLYDERGVFHFVGHTSSFKAKEKRELVDFLAPYVVEDGGVGFGKGRTPGAVSRWTRAAGRDPADWVRLRPELVCEVTFDYLQGPRFRHAATFRRWRHDKPPEACTFDQIATTVPYELREVFAAR; translated from the coding sequence ATGGCCCTGAAGCTTCCCTTTCAGCCACCCCTGGAGCACATGCTCGCGAAACTGGAGCCGGAGATACCCACCGGTCCTCAGTGGCTCTACGAGCCCAAGTGGGACGGCTTTCGCTGCCTAGTCTTCTACGACGGGACCGATCTCTACCTCCAGAGCAGGGACCTCAAGCCGCTGGGACGCTACTTCCCGGAATTGGAGGAAGGCCTGCGGAGAGTGCTGCCGAAGCCCCTCGTCGCCGACGGCGAGGTCGTGATCGTGACCGAGCACGGCCTCGACTTCGACGCGCTGCAGCTGCGCATCCACCCGGCGGAGTCGCGGGTGCGGATGCTGGCGGAGCAGACGCCCTCGTCCTTCGTTGCCTTCGACCTGCTAGCGGAGGGCGAGGAGGACCTGCGCCAGGCGCCCTTCGGGGAGCGCCGGCGACGCCTGGAGAAGCTGCTCGGCGAAGCCGGGCCGCCGGTGCACGTAACGCCGGCCACCGACGACGCCGCCAAGGCCCGTGACTGGTTCGAGCGCTTCGAGGGCGCGGGCCTCGACGGGGTGATCGCGAAGCGCAGGGACGAGCCCTACCGCCCCGGCGTCCGTTCGATGGTGAAGGTGAAGCATCTCCGCACGGTCGACTGCGTGGTCGGCGGCTTCCGCTGGAACCGCGGCGAGGAAGGGAAGTCGGTTGGCTCGCTCCTCCTCGGCCTCTACGACGAGAGGGGCGTCTTCCACTTCGTGGGACACACGTCCAGCTTCAAGGCCAAGGAGAAGCGCGAGCTTGTCGACTTTCTGGCGCCCTACGTCGTGGAGGACGGCGGCGTCGGCTTCGGCAAGGGCCGGACGCCGGGGGCCGTCAGCCGCTGGACACGCGCGGCAGGCCGGGACCCCGCCGACTGGGTACGCCTGCGCCCGGAGCTGGTCTGCGAGGTGACGTTCGACTACCTGCAGGGGCCGCGTTTCCGGCACGCCGCTACTTTCCGGCGCTGGCGGCACGACAAACCACCGGAGGCCTGCACCTTCGACCAGATCGCGACCACGGTGCCGTACGAGCTACGCGAGGTGTTCGCGGCGAGGTAG
- a CDS encoding aminoglycoside phosphotransferase family protein, whose translation MLGGQSRAVPSDLQLERATRTVHGRAWREALPALVAALARDWVLRLGAPFPGLSYNYVAPAELPDGSPVVLKVWSPDDREFAAEVEALRLYDGDGAVRLLRVQMDARAMLLERAEPGTDLWRLADEGRQIEITASIMRRLWRAPPAGSSLLRSAEEFERMEAVAPALARDGFPLRRVKAARAIMRDLEAEGPLLVLHEDLHQANILASQREPWLAIDPHGVIGPPALDAMQMILNVIWRELDPAEWRKIAARYVAALAEALGLEREALRLAGVARCVLEAFWTLEDHGRGWEKDIAAADAFAAAI comes from the coding sequence GTGCTCGGCGGCCAGTCCAGGGCGGTACCTTCGGACCTGCAGCTCGAGCGCGCGACGCGGACCGTGCACGGACGGGCGTGGCGGGAGGCCCTGCCCGCTCTCGTGGCAGCGTTGGCGCGCGACTGGGTTCTGCGGCTCGGCGCGCCCTTCCCCGGCCTGAGCTACAACTACGTGGCGCCGGCCGAACTTCCCGACGGCTCGCCGGTGGTGCTCAAGGTGTGGTCCCCTGACGACCGCGAGTTCGCCGCTGAGGTCGAGGCGCTCCGCCTCTACGACGGAGACGGGGCCGTGCGGCTCCTTCGTGTGCAGATGGATGCGCGCGCCATGCTCCTCGAGCGAGCGGAGCCGGGGACGGACCTCTGGCGGCTCGCAGACGAGGGCCGCCAGATCGAGATCACGGCATCTATCATGCGACGCCTCTGGCGGGCGCCGCCTGCCGGTTCCAGCCTTCTGAGGTCCGCCGAGGAGTTCGAACGGATGGAGGCCGTGGCGCCGGCGCTCGCCCGCGATGGCTTCCCTCTCCGGCGGGTGAAGGCCGCGAGGGCCATCATGCGCGACCTCGAAGCCGAAGGGCCGCTGCTGGTCCTGCACGAGGACCTGCATCAGGCGAACATCCTCGCGTCTCAGCGTGAACCGTGGCTGGCCATCGACCCCCACGGCGTCATCGGGCCGCCGGCGCTGGACGCCATGCAGATGATCCTCAACGTCATCTGGCGGGAGCTCGACCCCGCGGAGTGGCGAAAGATCGCCGCGCGCTACGTCGCGGCGCTGGCGGAGGCGCTGGGCCTGGAGCGAGAGGCCTTGCGCCTCGCCGGCGTGGCCCGCTGCGTCCTCGAGGCCTTCTGGACGCTCGAGGACCACGGGCGCGGCTGGGAAAAGGACATTGCCGCGGCGGATGCCTTCGCAGCCGCGATCTGA